ATGAGATCATGATGCTCAGGGCAAATCCCCCGTAAACGGCCCACTGGAGGAGGGTTTCCGCTTTCTCAAAGGGGGTCTCGTCCTTAACCAGGAAATAGGAGGTTTCCCCTTCCCGCACGTGATAGACGAAGAAGGCCCGATCCTCCAGGACGATTTCGGTGTAACCCGTTGCTGCTGAACGCAAGTAGTCAGGAAGGGTCGGACCGGCCGTAAAAAAGGATGAACCCTCATCCAGGCGAAGATCTCCGCCCTTTTTGTAATCCTCGAAAACCCGGGTGAAATCCTTCTGCAACTCGGCCGTGCTGAGGCTTTCCTCGACGTAATCGATGGTGGCCGTAAGAGCAAGGGAAAAAACGCCGCTAACCACAGCCGTGAGCAGAACGAAAGAAAGGATGATACGCTGCGACAGGGAGGACTTAAATTTCATTCGCGTTCACCTTGAGGCAATAGCCGATGCCGTGGACCGTATGGATCAAGGGAGTATCGAAGGGTTTGTCGACGGTCTGGCGCAAAAGATGGATATGGCTGCGCAGACTGTCGCTGTCGGGAATATCGTCCCCCCAGAGGACCTCCTGCAGACTTTCGCGACGAACCACATGCGGACTGCTTTTCATGAGTTTCTCCAGAAGCTTGAGTCCGATCGGATTCAGCTTCAGGTTTTTTCCTTGCCTGACGACCTGCAGAGTGTCCAGATCGTACGAAAGATCGGCGACAGACAGTTGATTGCTGAGCTGGGATTGACTGCGGCGCAGAACCGCTTCCACCCGGGCATGGAGTTCGGGCAAGGCGAAAGGCTTGACCAGGTAATCGTCCGATCCCGCCTTGAAGCCGGCCAGTTTGTCATCGACGCTGTCCCGCGCCGTCAACATGATCACCGGGGTATGAACGCGGGCATCCTGCCGTAGTTTTCGGCAGAGGGTTAGACCGTCCATGCCGGGAAGCATGATGTCCAGGATAATGAGATCGAAGGGATGCGTCACCGCGAGATGCAGTCCGCCCAGGCCTTCCCGGGCGCAATCCACGGTGAAACCGTTCAGTTGCAGATAGTCGGCGATATTCTGGAGGATGTCTTCCTGGTCTTCAATTACCAGTATGCGCATGTGTTATCCTTTGCCCTCTCAAGATTCGCGTAAATGCCCCGATACGTTCGCTGATCATAGTATCATCACCTGTAGGTACGATGCCAGCTTCGAGGGGGTCTGCTCTCCGCCCGGGTGCGGCCCCTCGAACTTTTGACTTTCACCAA
This genomic interval from Desulfuromonas sp. TF contains the following:
- a CDS encoding response regulator transcription factor, translating into MRILVIEDQEDILQNIADYLQLNGFTVDCAREGLGGLHLAVTHPFDLIILDIMLPGMDGLTLCRKLRQDARVHTPVIMLTARDSVDDKLAGFKAGSDDYLVKPFALPELHARVEAVLRRSQSQLSNQLSVADLSYDLDTLQVVRQGKNLKLNPIGLKLLEKLMKSSPHVVRRESLQEVLWGDDIPDSDSLRSHIHLLRQTVDKPFDTPLIHTVHGIGYCLKVNANEI